The Hyphococcus flavus genome contains a region encoding:
- a CDS encoding peptidoglycan-binding protein codes for MLIGKARRMIGGLVAASFLAMATAPAHATYEAGIQAYKNGQYSQALDLWRRFAVAGDIRSKKILGDVYSGKMLEVSEGAATPLEEIPVDNVQALLWYTLAAYHDFSAYQLPTAAEVNAQILAEARLTDIRFRMSSSDVNKAEDLISRTFEAGSAYDIYRLGEMYQKGAGLEKSNTKALQMYSLAKERGVGEASAAYEFLEPLMNPKEIKLALENAEEWQPPLPPEHTGKTRQQEELERLKRELEEIRMADALEAVSDIDVELIQRSLNALGFRAGAVDNSLGPATRGAIRRFQYSTVARDFDMSEEEKQSVVTGVLTPRQTVDLFQDAAQAEHPMSQYVYGIMHVRGIGVEQDGEQAVRWLTAAADHDLSIAHYALGVVYRDGTTGLNEIAPDERKSAYHLARASALGYTPANDALRRLSFEYTRDIQ; via the coding sequence ATGCTGATTGGAAAAGCGCGCCGTATGATCGGCGGCCTTGTAGCTGCGTCATTCTTGGCGATGGCGACGGCCCCGGCCCATGCAACATATGAAGCTGGCATTCAGGCCTATAAAAACGGACAGTATTCGCAGGCGCTGGATTTGTGGCGCCGGTTTGCTGTCGCTGGCGATATTCGCTCGAAGAAAATTCTCGGCGATGTTTATTCCGGCAAGATGCTGGAAGTCTCCGAGGGCGCCGCGACGCCGCTTGAAGAAATCCCGGTTGATAATGTGCAGGCGCTTTTGTGGTACACCCTCGCCGCCTATCACGATTTTTCCGCATACCAACTTCCCACCGCCGCTGAGGTCAACGCGCAGATCCTTGCTGAAGCACGCTTGACCGATATTCGCTTCCGGATGAGTTCATCCGACGTCAACAAAGCAGAAGACCTTATCTCCCGCACGTTCGAAGCCGGCAGCGCCTATGACATTTATCGCCTGGGCGAGATGTATCAGAAGGGCGCGGGCCTTGAGAAAAGCAACACCAAAGCGCTGCAAATGTACTCGCTCGCAAAAGAGCGAGGCGTCGGCGAAGCCAGCGCTGCTTATGAGTTCCTTGAGCCGCTGATGAACCCGAAAGAAATCAAGCTGGCTCTGGAAAATGCTGAAGAGTGGCAGCCGCCGCTGCCGCCGGAGCACACCGGCAAGACACGCCAGCAGGAAGAGCTTGAGCGCCTTAAGAGAGAACTTGAAGAAATCCGCATGGCGGATGCGCTTGAAGCGGTTTCCGATATTGACGTGGAGCTTATCCAACGCTCGCTCAACGCACTGGGTTTCCGCGCCGGCGCTGTTGATAACAGCCTTGGCCCGGCGACGCGCGGCGCCATCCGCCGCTTCCAGTATTCGACAGTCGCCCGTGACTTCGACATGAGCGAAGAAGAAAAGCAGTCCGTCGTGACGGGCGTTCTGACGCCGCGTCAAACTGTTGATCTCTTTCAGGACGCAGCCCAGGCAGAGCACCCGATGTCGCAATACGTCTACGGCATCATGCATGTTCGCGGCATTGGCGTTGAGCAGGATGGCGAGCAGGCCGTTCGCTGGCTTACGGCTGCGGCGGACCATGACCTTTCCATCGCTCATTACGCGCTTGGCGTGGTTTATCGCGACGGCACCACAGGGCTGAACGAAATCGCGCCGGACGAGCGCAAGTCGGCTTACCATTTGGCCCGCGCTTCGGCGCTCGGTTATACGCCGGCAAACGACGCGCTACGCCGTCTTAGCTTCGAATATACGCGTGACATCCAGTAG
- a CDS encoding TonB-dependent receptor plug domain-containing protein yields MRHGLAVRASAIALAAAIAAPQVSFAQDDTDDVIVVTGSFIKRKSQADLPSPLETVGAGDIEDIGANNIADITQTLTINSGAENNPDAFTQSGTTGTTNINLRGLGLGSTLVILNGKRQVTTATQTNQGVQFVDTSSLVPLIAVDRVEILKDGASALYGSDAVAGVVNFITRDDYHGIALSGNYTSHQSQGDYNEFQIQGLAGYNFDRGNIMFAAAYSESTPLTTAERRLSVPANDTSALGNPGAFFTTADGMPVPMVPAGTPLLDPGCAAGGGFPLQASPTAPPPSSGIGLCGFDFGEFYNLVTENKRLSTFASASFEITDTVEFHIEGGYADNEDVRGNSPTFPFLQLGSAVVPGAAFGPAANPFNFFPGDPTLVFFGRAIGIGGDVSPNFTDNETWRASASLNGEYGDTGSWEISYTRARNNYTIMTEDTVTDRFQCGLSGFNSLPAVPGLTGGTDCTSANPFLTAFGDSVPAVGTFYNPFSTSLSVAPNSAALQDYIVQFQTRDLQSTLQVAEGYTSFDLFEMPAGAVGVAVGGQYRKSELEADFDEISTNDGFAFLIGEQPYSGSQDVFAGFVEVAIPIADWIDVQAAVRHERYGDDEGGSTTDPKIALLLRPTDYLSLRGSYSTSFRAPSVFQQLGQGTSLQQVVDPANGNATAFVAVRSQGAQVVGNTLLPEDSRAFNGGFTWLPVEGMEMSLDYFNFKFENVITPQNPQALLNADPMGAAIVRSPAGTVVQINTQYVNASQVKTSGLDFAWRWAVDTGSAGTFTPTVQGTYLLNYDLIDPIAGAVDGEGVRNFNNFGTSSPQLRLNTGLNWTNGAHSANIFLRHIDSYLDDQNGLATIDSDTRIDVQYRLAINEYMNRDKLAAVTIGARNLFGTTAPFVATNGGFDSKVHDPRGALLYFGVDLEL; encoded by the coding sequence ATGAGACACGGCCTAGCCGTTAGAGCATCCGCTATTGCTCTCGCCGCTGCAATTGCGGCCCCGCAAGTTTCATTTGCGCAGGACGATACAGATGACGTGATTGTCGTCACAGGCTCGTTCATCAAAAGAAAGTCTCAGGCTGACCTGCCATCGCCGCTCGAAACTGTCGGCGCAGGCGACATCGAGGATATCGGCGCGAACAATATCGCCGACATCACCCAGACCCTGACCATCAACTCTGGTGCGGAAAACAACCCGGATGCTTTTACCCAGTCCGGCACCACAGGCACGACGAACATCAACCTCCGCGGCCTGGGCCTTGGTTCAACACTTGTAATCCTGAATGGCAAACGTCAGGTCACCACGGCTACTCAAACCAACCAAGGTGTACAGTTTGTTGACACCTCCTCGCTGGTTCCGCTGATTGCGGTTGATCGTGTTGAAATCCTGAAAGACGGCGCCTCGGCGCTTTATGGCTCTGATGCCGTGGCCGGGGTTGTGAACTTTATTACGCGCGATGATTATCACGGCATCGCGCTCTCCGGTAACTACACCAGCCACCAGAGTCAGGGCGACTACAACGAATTCCAGATTCAAGGTCTGGCGGGCTATAATTTTGATCGCGGCAACATCATGTTCGCCGCCGCTTATTCTGAATCGACGCCGCTCACGACTGCAGAGCGCCGTCTTTCAGTCCCCGCGAACGACACCTCGGCTCTTGGTAATCCCGGCGCTTTTTTCACCACGGCTGACGGTATGCCGGTACCTATGGTGCCCGCTGGTACGCCGCTACTCGATCCAGGCTGTGCTGCTGGGGGCGGCTTCCCTCTGCAGGCAAGCCCGACAGCACCACCACCGTCAAGCGGCATCGGCCTTTGCGGTTTTGACTTTGGCGAGTTCTATAATCTCGTTACGGAGAATAAGAGACTATCGACATTCGCGAGCGCCAGTTTTGAAATCACTGACACGGTCGAATTCCATATTGAAGGCGGCTACGCGGATAACGAAGACGTTCGCGGCAACTCACCAACCTTTCCGTTCCTGCAGCTTGGTAGCGCGGTAGTACCTGGCGCTGCATTTGGACCAGCAGCGAACCCGTTCAACTTCTTCCCTGGCGACCCGACACTTGTTTTCTTCGGCCGCGCAATCGGCATTGGCGGCGACGTGTCGCCGAACTTTACCGATAACGAAACCTGGCGCGCGTCAGCAAGTCTGAACGGCGAATATGGCGACACGGGCTCTTGGGAAATTTCTTATACCCGCGCACGGAACAATTATACGATCATGACCGAAGATACGGTCACTGATCGTTTCCAATGCGGTCTATCAGGTTTTAATTCTCTGCCAGCGGTTCCTGGGCTTACAGGCGGGACCGATTGTACTTCCGCTAACCCGTTCCTGACAGCGTTTGGCGACTCTGTCCCGGCTGTGGGAACTTTCTACAATCCGTTCTCTACGTCACTTAGCGTCGCCCCTAACTCCGCAGCGCTTCAAGACTATATCGTTCAGTTTCAAACGCGTGACCTTCAATCAACGCTGCAGGTGGCGGAGGGCTATACGTCATTCGATCTGTTCGAAATGCCGGCCGGTGCGGTGGGTGTTGCTGTCGGCGGCCAGTACAGAAAGTCCGAGCTTGAAGCCGACTTCGATGAAATCTCTACAAATGACGGCTTTGCGTTCCTGATCGGCGAACAGCCCTATTCTGGGTCACAAGACGTTTTTGCCGGCTTCGTCGAGGTGGCCATCCCGATTGCGGACTGGATTGACGTCCAGGCGGCCGTACGTCACGAGCGTTATGGCGATGACGAAGGCGGATCGACTACCGACCCCAAAATTGCGCTGTTGCTGCGCCCGACGGATTATCTGTCCTTGCGCGGCTCATACTCGACCTCTTTCCGCGCTCCTTCCGTGTTCCAGCAGTTGGGACAAGGCACGTCGCTTCAGCAGGTCGTTGACCCAGCCAACGGGAACGCCACGGCGTTCGTCGCAGTTCGCTCACAAGGCGCTCAAGTCGTTGGCAACACACTCCTGCCGGAAGACTCGCGTGCGTTTAACGGCGGCTTCACCTGGCTGCCGGTTGAGGGCATGGAAATGTCCCTCGACTATTTCAACTTCAAGTTTGAAAACGTCATTACGCCGCAAAACCCGCAAGCGCTGCTAAACGCAGACCCGATGGGCGCCGCGATCGTTCGCTCGCCAGCGGGCACAGTCGTTCAGATCAACACGCAATACGTCAACGCGAGCCAGGTCAAAACATCAGGCCTCGATTTCGCTTGGCGCTGGGCGGTTGATACAGGTTCAGCCGGCACCTTCACCCCAACTGTTCAGGGTACGTACTTGCTGAATTACGACCTGATCGATCCGATCGCCGGAGCGGTTGATGGCGAGGGCGTTCGCAATTTCAACAACTTCGGGACGTCATCACCACAGCTAAGGCTCAACACGGGCCTTAACTGGACCAACGGCGCCCACTCGGCGAATATCTTCCTGCGCCATATCGACAGCTATCTTGATGACCAGAATGGCCTTGCGACGATCGACTCTGATACGCGCATCGACGTTCAATACCGTCTGGCCATCAACGAGTACATGAACCGCGACAAGCTTGCGGCCGTAACCATTGGCGCCAGAAACCTCTTTGGCACGACAGCGCCTTTTGTCGCCACCAACGGCGGGTTTGACTCCAAGGTACACGATCCGCGCGGCGCACTGCTCTATTTCGGCGTCGACCTCGAACTCTAG
- a CDS encoding M2 family metallopeptidase: MIKKYMRAPAGALIAVSSLALVSACSGQSQTQETSTQASSQSSGEPTVGEAQEFIEKVETFYREFGEYSARIAWVNATYINYDTDWLNTRMSAEGTEMGVKFANEAKRFNDLELPAEMRRKIELVKLGLNLPAPERQGAAKELSEINTRMASTYATGKITLDGEETPRVDLEEMMGTVRDPARLQEIWVKWREVPVAQTDADTTMKEDYASMVEIANEGARELGFDDVGTMWRARYDLPSEEFAAETDRLWGQVKPLYDELHCHVRAELNEEYGDSVVPLDQPIRADLLGNMWAQSWGNVYDLVAPGAADPGYDLTALLNDNGYDAVKMVETGEAFFSSLGFDPLPDTFWERSQITKPEGREVACHASAWNLDGQDDIRIKMCTKVNADDFQTVHHELGHNYYQRAYKDQSPIFQGGANGGFHEAIGDMVGLSITPSYLKQLGLIDEEPDASKDVGLLMQAALEKVAFQPFGLLMDKWRWQVFSGELTPATYNDGWWALREQYQGIRPPVERSSDYFDAGGKYHIPNNVSYTRYFIAHILQFQFLKAACEQAGWDGPLHRCSIFGSEEVGENFNAMLEMGQSKPWPEALEAFTGTREMDGSAMVEYFAPLMTWLQEQNADRTCGW, encoded by the coding sequence ATGATTAAAAAATATATGCGCGCCCCAGCGGGCGCGCTGATTGCTGTTTCATCACTGGCGCTTGTCTCAGCCTGTTCTGGCCAATCGCAAACGCAAGAAACATCAACCCAAGCATCGTCTCAATCGTCGGGGGAACCGACCGTTGGCGAGGCGCAGGAATTCATCGAAAAGGTTGAAACATTCTATCGAGAGTTCGGCGAGTACTCGGCACGCATCGCCTGGGTCAATGCAACCTATATCAATTACGACACGGACTGGCTGAACACGCGCATGTCGGCCGAAGGCACCGAAATGGGCGTCAAGTTCGCCAACGAAGCCAAGCGTTTCAATGATCTTGAACTGCCGGCGGAAATGCGCCGCAAGATCGAGCTGGTCAAACTCGGCCTCAATTTGCCAGCGCCGGAACGCCAGGGTGCGGCAAAGGAACTGTCGGAGATAAACACGCGGATGGCGTCAACATACGCCACCGGCAAAATCACGCTTGATGGCGAAGAAACGCCGCGTGTCGATCTGGAAGAAATGATGGGCACTGTACGCGACCCCGCAAGACTTCAGGAAATCTGGGTCAAGTGGCGCGAGGTGCCTGTTGCACAAACTGACGCCGACACGACCATGAAGGAAGATTACGCCTCCATGGTCGAAATCGCCAATGAGGGCGCCCGCGAGCTTGGTTTCGACGATGTAGGCACCATGTGGCGCGCGCGATATGATCTGCCCTCTGAGGAATTTGCGGCGGAAACAGATCGGCTATGGGGTCAGGTGAAACCGCTCTATGACGAGCTGCATTGCCATGTTCGCGCAGAACTGAACGAGGAATATGGCGATAGCGTCGTGCCGCTCGACCAGCCGATCCGCGCCGATCTTCTCGGCAACATGTGGGCCCAAAGCTGGGGCAATGTTTATGATCTTGTCGCCCCCGGCGCCGCTGATCCTGGCTACGATCTGACGGCGCTCTTGAACGATAACGGCTATGACGCCGTGAAAATGGTCGAGACCGGAGAGGCTTTCTTTTCTTCGCTAGGGTTTGACCCTCTACCCGATACATTCTGGGAGCGTTCGCAGATCACCAAACCCGAAGGCCGTGAAGTCGCCTGCCACGCTTCGGCATGGAACCTGGACGGTCAGGACGATATCCGCATCAAGATGTGCACCAAGGTAAACGCTGACGACTTCCAGACTGTGCACCATGAACTTGGCCATAATTATTATCAGCGTGCGTATAAAGACCAGTCGCCGATCTTTCAGGGCGGCGCCAATGGCGGCTTCCACGAGGCTATTGGAGACATGGTCGGCTTGTCGATCACGCCAAGCTATCTCAAACAGCTTGGCCTTATCGATGAAGAGCCGGACGCATCGAAAGATGTTGGCCTCTTGATGCAAGCAGCGCTTGAAAAAGTCGCGTTCCAGCCTTTTGGCCTGCTTATGGACAAATGGCGCTGGCAGGTGTTTTCAGGCGAGTTAACGCCCGCTACTTATAATGACGGCTGGTGGGCGTTGCGCGAACAGTATCAGGGCATTCGCCCGCCTGTTGAGCGCTCGTCCGATTATTTTGACGCCGGCGGTAAATACCATATCCCGAATAACGTCTCTTACACTCGCTATTTCATCGCGCACATCCTGCAGTTCCAGTTCCTGAAAGCTGCTTGCGAGCAAGCCGGCTGGGACGGGCCGCTGCACCGTTGCTCGATTTTCGGCTCTGAAGAAGTCGGTGAAAACTTCAACGCCATGCTGGAAATGGGTCAATCAAAACCATGGCCGGAAGCGCTGGAAGCGTTCACCGGCACACGCGAAATGGACGGATCAGCCATGGTAGAATATTTCGCGCCATTGATGACCTGGCTGCAAGAACAAAACGCTGACCGCACCTGCGGCTGGTAA
- a CDS encoding disulfide bond formation protein B, giving the protein MRQFIARFSFTERALGFSFIASAALLAGAHLFERVGGLIPCILCLDQREAHWTALAVAGAGLALARIFKSKLAAASAVGAAALVYAVSAGLAFFHIGVEYGYWPGPALCAAGGTVDLTDVAASLNQPSTGPSCEDVQWRFLGVSMAGYNLLVSAGLFALTLFAALQESRSARRFRRGGAA; this is encoded by the coding sequence ATGCGCCAATTCATTGCACGCTTTTCTTTTACCGAACGCGCGCTGGGCTTCAGCTTTATCGCCAGCGCCGCCCTGCTCGCAGGCGCGCATCTGTTTGAGCGGGTTGGCGGTCTCATACCCTGCATTCTTTGTCTCGATCAGCGTGAAGCGCACTGGACGGCATTGGCGGTCGCCGGCGCGGGCCTCGCGCTCGCACGGATTTTCAAATCCAAACTCGCTGCGGCGAGCGCCGTCGGCGCTGCGGCGCTGGTTTACGCGGTCAGCGCGGGCCTCGCCTTTTTTCATATCGGCGTTGAATATGGGTACTGGCCAGGACCGGCGCTTTGCGCCGCTGGCGGAACCGTTGATCTTACCGATGTCGCCGCATCCTTGAATCAGCCCTCCACCGGGCCCTCATGCGAGGACGTGCAGTGGCGGTTCCTCGGCGTTTCCATGGCCGGATACAATTTACTGGTTTCGGCCGGACTATTTGCGCTTACCCTTTTCGCTGCGCTGCAGGAATCGCGCAGCGCCAGACGTTTCCGGCGAGGCGGCGCGGCATGA
- a CDS encoding phosphoribosyl-ATP diphosphatase: MTNKDVEIGAVLTRLEETVAARRGASADASYTASLLAGGPQKCAKKFGEEAVEAALAAVSGDKTHISEEAADVLYHLIVMLNVSGITMDDVARVLVRREGVSGHQEKASRQ; the protein is encoded by the coding sequence ATGACCAACAAAGACGTCGAAATCGGCGCTGTTCTGACCCGGCTTGAGGAAACGGTCGCTGCGCGGAGAGGCGCCAGCGCTGACGCATCCTACACCGCAAGTCTTCTCGCTGGCGGTCCGCAAAAATGCGCGAAAAAATTTGGCGAGGAAGCGGTGGAGGCCGCGCTTGCCGCCGTATCCGGCGACAAGACGCACATATCTGAAGAAGCAGCAGACGTGCTCTATCATTTAATCGTTATGCTGAACGTTTCCGGTATCACCATGGATGATGTCGCGCGTGTTTTAGTGCGCCGGGAAGGCGTCTCAGGCCATCAGGAAAAGGCCAGCCGCCAATAA
- a CDS encoding exopolysaccharide biosynthesis protein, with amino-acid sequence MTAADGQPAAPMRGATRVLQDVLDKLRLQSSATATEKQTARLGDVVENLDERAFGFLLLLLALPCCLPFVYLLPQIVALPMLALAGQLAAGGRHPWLPKKLHERSFSLDAFQSVLTRAEKYVGWVERIATPRLKPVTGRVGVRLVGGLALIPIASILTPLPSTNTVPGIGVAIMALGLIERDGVLVILGLLLGFMWVFLLLFLGAEAVDLIRGWIAART; translated from the coding sequence ATGACCGCCGCTGACGGCCAACCGGCTGCGCCAATGCGCGGCGCAACGCGCGTTTTACAGGATGTGCTGGACAAACTGCGTCTTCAATCTTCAGCGACGGCGACTGAAAAACAAACCGCGAGGCTTGGCGACGTTGTCGAAAACCTCGATGAGCGCGCGTTCGGGTTTTTGTTGCTATTGCTTGCGTTGCCTTGCTGTCTGCCTTTCGTTTACCTGTTGCCGCAAATCGTAGCCTTGCCGATGCTGGCCCTTGCAGGACAACTGGCGGCAGGCGGACGCCATCCATGGCTGCCGAAAAAGCTGCACGAGCGCTCATTTTCTCTTGATGCTTTTCAATCGGTGCTGACCCGGGCGGAAAAATATGTGGGCTGGGTTGAACGCATCGCGACGCCGCGTCTTAAGCCTGTAACGGGTCGAGTAGGCGTGCGTCTTGTGGGCGGGCTTGCGCTGATTCCCATCGCATCAATTCTGACGCCGCTTCCATCGACGAATACCGTGCCCGGGATCGGCGTTGCGATCATGGCGCTCGGCCTGATTGAACGGGACGGCGTGCTTGTTATTCTCGGCCTGCTGCTTGGATTTATGTGGGTGTTTTTGCTGCTGTTTCTCGGCGCGGAAGCAGTTGATCTCATTCGCGGATGGATCGCCGCCAGGACTTAG
- a CDS encoding sulfurtransferase TusA family protein — translation MAPKSQDADNIDIIDACGYRCPMPVIRMEAGLRRLAPGASLIIKADDPLAAIDIPHFCSESGHLSERLPDEGRPDTPICVFRVTRGGNPA, via the coding sequence ATGGCCCCGAAATCCCAAGACGCTGATAATATTGATATAATTGACGCTTGCGGGTACCGCTGCCCGATGCCGGTCATTCGCATGGAGGCGGGCTTGAGGCGCTTGGCCCCGGGCGCGAGCCTGATCATCAAGGCGGACGACCCGCTCGCCGCCATCGACATTCCACATTTCTGCAGTGAATCCGGGCACTTAAGCGAACGCCTGCCTGATGAGGGGCGCCCCGATACCCCGATCTGCGTCTTTCGGGTCACGCGCGGGGGGAATCCGGCCTGA
- a CDS encoding demethoxyubiquinone hydroxylase family protein → MSEPSPHKPGPRARRIGDMLRVDHAGEYGAVAIYRGQRAVFEKLPHKQHTANVLEEMEAGEAHHLETFDRLLAERKIRPSLLSPFWNAAGFGLGAATALMGEKAAMACTEAVEDVIEKHYAEQIDELETVEPELAGTVRQFRDDELEHKHTAENEGAREAPGYGLLSAAIRAGCRVAIKIAEKV, encoded by the coding sequence ATGAGCGAACCCTCTCCGCATAAGCCGGGACCGCGCGCACGCCGGATCGGCGACATGCTGCGCGTCGATCATGCGGGCGAATATGGCGCCGTTGCGATCTATCGCGGACAACGGGCTGTTTTTGAAAAGCTCCCCCACAAGCAGCACACTGCGAACGTGTTGGAAGAGATGGAGGCGGGTGAAGCGCATCATCTCGAAACTTTTGATCGCCTTCTTGCCGAGCGCAAAATTCGCCCGTCATTGTTATCCCCGTTCTGGAACGCAGCCGGCTTCGGGCTGGGTGCGGCAACGGCCCTGATGGGCGAGAAAGCCGCCATGGCCTGCACCGAAGCGGTCGAAGACGTCATCGAGAAACACTACGCCGAGCAAATCGACGAGTTGGAGACAGTCGAGCCAGAGCTCGCCGGCACCGTTCGCCAATTTCGAGATGACGAGCTTGAACATAAGCACACGGCGGAAAATGAGGGCGCGCGCGAGGCGCCCGGCTATGGGCTGCTGTCAGCGGCAATCCGCGCCGGATGCCGCGTTGCAATAAAAATAGCCGAAAAAGTTTGA
- the hisF gene encoding imidazole glycerol phosphate synthase subunit HisF, giving the protein MLNIRIIPCLDVKDGRIVKGVNFVNLRDAGDPAAAAEAYDAAGADELCFLDISASHEGRGVLLDKISMVAERCFMPLTVGGGVKSLDDFRSVLLAGADKVAINTAAVKTPELINKAAERFGAQCIVVAIDAKRVGEGWEIFTHGGRNATGLNAIDFAKDVVARGAGEILLTSMDRDGVKTGYDITLTRAVAEAVNVPVIASGGAGAAQHLVEAATMGKASAVLAASIFHFGEVSIAEAKAAMAAAGLHVRQAARVA; this is encoded by the coding sequence ATGCTCAATATACGGATTATTCCCTGTCTCGATGTTAAGGATGGGCGCATCGTGAAGGGCGTCAATTTCGTAAACCTGCGCGACGCCGGCGATCCGGCCGCAGCGGCGGAGGCTTATGATGCGGCTGGCGCTGACGAGCTTTGTTTTCTCGATATTTCGGCAAGCCATGAGGGCAGGGGCGTTCTGCTGGATAAGATATCCATGGTGGCCGAGCGCTGTTTCATGCCGCTGACAGTCGGCGGCGGCGTCAAATCGCTCGATGATTTTCGCTCGGTGCTGCTTGCTGGCGCTGATAAAGTGGCGATCAACACGGCGGCGGTGAAAACGCCGGAGTTAATTAACAAGGCGGCGGAAAGGTTCGGCGCCCAATGCATAGTCGTCGCTATTGACGCCAAACGGGTAGGCGAGGGTTGGGAGATATTCACCCATGGCGGGCGAAACGCGACGGGCCTAAATGCAATCGATTTTGCAAAAGACGTTGTCGCGCGGGGCGCGGGCGAAATCCTGCTGACCTCCATGGACCGAGATGGCGTCAAGACGGGCTATGACATTACACTTACGCGGGCTGTCGCCGAGGCGGTGAATGTGCCGGTGATTGCCTCCGGCGGCGCAGGCGCGGCCCAGCATCTTGTCGAAGCGGCGACGATGGGCAAGGCGTCTGCCGTGCTCGCCGCATCGATTTTTCATTTTGGTGAAGTTTCCATCGCTGAAGCGAAAGCCGCCATGGCGGCGGCGGGGCTGCACGTGCGGCAAGCGGCGAGGGTGGCCTGA
- a CDS encoding right-handed parallel beta-helix repeat-containing protein, which yields MNRTMINRITPIAAGAFAISMMAASANAQSLGGFPIHEPAAGTSTGSSSGGTNRKGPMQIIVDVNGPGPYKTISQAIDDVAEGGVVYVMHGVYNETISLDKSIFIQGDRGPGSGVEISAPMNTPCLKFSPEDGTKHAVVANVQFKAKINSSANACIDVDQGVFTLKESDVLGSGIRPAVRISGGTVMLEKNRISAGSEGVFVAQQHSLSQSFIIDNKILQNKVGVDIASGSRADVVIAGNEIFDNLDSGVKSSGYGAAKLIGNKIRNNKGSGVILDKYAKLSLVRYNEIAQNSGDGVAVPFGVNGVIEDNDIVGNDGLSIFVREGLEPKVTNNFIENNGGDNCSKRDRRRGRC from the coding sequence ATGAACCGTACAATGATCAACCGCATTACCCCCATCGCCGCCGGCGCATTCGCGATCAGCATGATGGCGGCGAGTGCAAACGCTCAATCCCTGGGCGGGTTCCCAATCCACGAACCGGCCGCAGGCACCTCAACGGGGTCGAGTTCTGGCGGCACAAACAGAAAAGGCCCGATGCAAATCATCGTCGATGTAAACGGCCCCGGCCCTTACAAGACGATCTCTCAGGCGATCGACGACGTGGCTGAAGGCGGCGTCGTTTACGTCATGCACGGCGTCTACAACGAAACGATCTCGCTTGATAAATCGATCTTTATCCAGGGCGATCGCGGCCCGGGGTCAGGTGTTGAAATTTCAGCGCCCATGAACACGCCATGCCTCAAATTCTCACCTGAGGATGGAACCAAACACGCCGTTGTCGCGAACGTGCAGTTCAAGGCGAAGATCAACTCTTCCGCCAATGCCTGCATCGATGTCGATCAGGGCGTTTTCACGCTGAAGGAAAGTGATGTTCTGGGCTCCGGCATTCGCCCGGCTGTGCGCATCAGCGGCGGCACGGTGATGCTTGAGAAGAACCGCATCAGCGCAGGTTCCGAAGGCGTCTTTGTGGCTCAGCAGCACTCGCTGTCACAGAGCTTCATCATTGACAACAAAATCCTTCAGAACAAAGTCGGCGTCGATATCGCCTCTGGCAGCCGCGCTGACGTGGTCATCGCCGGCAATGAGATATTCGACAATCTCGACTCTGGCGTGAAGTCTTCTGGCTATGGCGCAGCGAAACTGATCGGCAACAAGATCCGTAACAACAAGGGCTCAGGCGTGATCCTCGACAAATATGCCAAGCTCTCGCTGGTGCGCTATAATGAAATCGCGCAAAACTCAGGCGATGGTGTTGCGGTGCCGTTCGGCGTCAACGGCGTCATCGAAGACAACGACATTGTCGGTAATGACGGGCTGTCTATCTTCGTGCGTGAAGGGCTGGAGCCGAAAGTCACCAACAACTTCATCGAAAACAATGGCGGCGATAATTGCTCTAAACGCGATCGCCGCAGGGGCCGCTGCTAG